Sequence from the Erythrobacter insulae genome:
GGCCCGATTCTGTCCCATCGGCCACACCGACCACCGCCGCCGCGCCGCCGGGCGATCTGCAATTGCCCGTGCAAGGCCGCACAATCGCAGGTTTTGGCGAATTGCGCGGCAGCGGGCTGCGCAGCACCGGCCTCGCGCTTGCCCCTGCATCTGGCGCGCAGGTTGTGTCACCGGCAAGCGGTCGGATCGCGTTTGCCGGGCCGTATCGCGGGTATGGCCGGATCGTCATCATCGAACATGCCGGTGGATGGACCAGCCTTGTCACCGGCATGGCCCGGATCAGCGTGCGCGTGGGTGACGAAGTGATCGGCGGAAGTCCGCTGGGCGTGGCCGGCGGCGAAGAGCCCTCGATCACGCTGGAGCTGCGGCGCGACGGCGAAGCGGTCAATCCGCTTCAATTTCTGGGATAGCGCTTCAAAAACCTTAGCCCGTGCCGGGGCAGATGCCCCGCTGCGGGACGGGTATCAAGCGGCCTACGCGTAATCGCATTGTTATCTGGCGTTCAGACACAGCATCCTATACAAAAGCGTTCGAAAAGGAGCCTGAATTCCGATGAAATTTGCTGGATTGCTGCGCAACACCGCTTTGGTCGCCATAGGCGCTGTCTTGGCCACCACCACCACTGTCGTCGCCCAGGGTGACGCGCGCGGTGATCCCGAATTTTCAAAAGTGTTCGCGGTCTATCAACGCATCAAAACAAGCTATGTCGAACCGGTCGATGACGAAGTGCTGACGCGCGGAATGATCGATGGGATGCTGACTGCGCTTGATCCGCATTCGGGCTATCTTGATGGCAGCGATCTGCAACGTCTCACAACGATGATTGATGGCAATTATTCCGGCCTTGGCCTGTCTGTTGTGATGGAAGATGGCGCGGTTAAAGTGATTGCGCCGTTCAAGGGTAGCCCCGCCGATAAACAGGGCATCAAAGCGGGCGATTTCATCACGCATCTTGATGGCCAGCTGATTTATGGCGGTGATCTGGATGATGCCGTGGCGCAGATGCGCGGCGAAGAAGGCACCTCGATCCAGTTGACGATTTTCCGCCCCGGCCGCGAAGAACCATTCGAAGTCGATGTGACGCGCGGCGTGGTTGAGCTGGAGCCGGTGAAATACAGCCTTTCCGCCGGGAATATCGGCGTGATTACCGTCAATGAATTTTCCGCCGATGTCGGCGAAGACGTGTTCCGCGCCTGGAATGCGATCAAGGAAGAGGCAACGGGCCGCGTCGGCGGGCTGGTGCTTGACCTTCGTTCCAATCCGGGCGGCAGTCTGGATGAAGCGGTCGCTTTGTCCGATCTCTTCCTCGATAAAGGGCGCATCGTATCCCAGCGTGGCCGCGCGCGTGGCGAAACGCTGCTGTATGATGCCGAAACGGTGTTCCGCGGCGATATGGCCGAGGATGTTCCGCTCATCGTGTTGATTGACGCAGGCTCAGCCTCGGCATCGGAAATTGTAGCAGGCGCTTTGCAGGATCACCGCCGTGCGCTGGTGATGGGAGAGCGCAGCTTTGGCAAAGGCTCTGTCCAGTCGCTGTTGCCGCTCGGGCGCGATGCCGCGCTCAAACTGACAACGGCGCGGTATTTCACGCCCAAGGGCAAATCGGTTCAGGAAGGCGGGATCAAACCCGATATCGCTGTCCCGCAGATCAGCGATCCGGACTTCCTGCTGCGACAGAAATATCGCACCCGCGAAAGCGATCTTCGGGGCCATCTGATTAACGAGCTCGGCGTCAAAGACGAGGAAATGGAAATCGACAAAGTCGATGATCCGCGTTTCCGTCTCACCGCAGAGCAGCTCGAAGAGGCCGGTATTGAGGATTTCCAACTGCATTACGCGCTCGAAACGCTGCGCCGCACGACCAAGAGTTCTGTCGCGCTGCGCAAATAAGCGTTCTGGACCTGTGTGTCTGATTGGATAAGTGGGCATTATGAGTTTGATGCAGGCAAAACTGCTGGCCATCGCGATCCCCGCAGGATTGCTTGGCGGAGCATATATCTCGCAATACGGGTTCGGGTTGTTTCCGTGTGAAATGTGCTGGTGGCAACGCTATCCGCATTTTGCCGCGCTTGGTGCGGGACTGTTCTCGCTGTTTCTGAAACCGGCGCAGGTATGGACCGCGCTGGCGGGGCTGGCGATTATCAGTTCCGGCCTGATCGGCGGGTTTCACGCCGGCGTCGAATATGGCTGGTGGGACGGGATCACCGGATGCGCGACCTTGGGCAGCGCGGTCGATGTGATGAACCCGGCTGCCGCGCCAATCGTGCGCTGCGACGTTGCGCCATGGAGCCTGTTTGGCATTTCACTCGCAGGATGGAATTTCCTCTTTTCTTGCGCTGGCGGGATCACCATCTTGGGTTTGAGCGTTAAACGCGTGAGCAAAGAGAGAGCATTATGAACCGAGACGAACTTCACCGGATGATCCGGGTCGATCAGGCAGGCGAATTCGGAGCGACGCGGATTTACGAAGGCCAGCTGGCTGTCATGGGTGATCGCGGACCGCATTCGGCGGAAATCCGCCACATGGCCGAACAGGAAGAAGGCCACCGTGCAAAATTCGATGCCTTGTTGGCCGAACGCGGCGTGCGCCCAACCGTGCTGCATCCATTCTGGTCAGCGGCCGGATATGCGCTGGGCGCGGGCACCGCGTTGCTTGGGCCGGAAGCGGCCATGGCATGCACTGCCGCAGTCGAAGAAGAGATCGACAAACATTATTCCGAGCAATTGGACCGCCTCGCAGAGACCGGCACCGAGCCTGAACTGGCCGAAATGATCGAGGAATTCCGCGAAGACGAACGCGCGCACCGCGATGCTGCTTTGGCCAATGGCGCGGAAAAGGCACCGGCCTATCCGTTGCTATCCGGCGCGATCCGGCTTGGCTGTAAAATCGCAATCAAGGTGAGTGAGCGCGTCTAGGTTTCCCGTTTGCCGGAATGCCTAGAGGCTCCAATACACCAGTTGCGCGGGCACAACGGCCCGGTCGATTGCCGATTTCACATCGACGATAACGCCGCCCGGTTTGACCCGCGCCAGCAAAGCGGCAGGATCGGCGATATATTCCGCATGATTGACCGCAAGGATCAACGCATCAAGCTCGCGCACATCCGCGCACGGGGTTAACGCGATGCCATATTCGCGGCGCGTTTCTTCCAAAGAGGCGAGCGGATCGGCCACCATCGGTTCAATCCCGTAATCGCGCAGTTCCGCAATGATATCAGGCACTTTGGAATTGCGAATATCGGGCACGTCTTCCTTGAACG
This genomic interval carries:
- a CDS encoding S41 family peptidase, with the translated sequence MKFAGLLRNTALVAIGAVLATTTTVVAQGDARGDPEFSKVFAVYQRIKTSYVEPVDDEVLTRGMIDGMLTALDPHSGYLDGSDLQRLTTMIDGNYSGLGLSVVMEDGAVKVIAPFKGSPADKQGIKAGDFITHLDGQLIYGGDLDDAVAQMRGEEGTSIQLTIFRPGREEPFEVDVTRGVVELEPVKYSLSAGNIGVITVNEFSADVGEDVFRAWNAIKEEATGRVGGLVLDLRSNPGGSLDEAVALSDLFLDKGRIVSQRGRARGETLLYDAETVFRGDMAEDVPLIVLIDAGSASASEIVAGALQDHRRALVMGERSFGKGSVQSLLPLGRDAALKLTTARYFTPKGKSVQEGGIKPDIAVPQISDPDFLLRQKYRTRESDLRGHLINELGVKDEEMEIDKVDDPRFRLTAEQLEEAGIEDFQLHYALETLRRTTKSSVALRK
- a CDS encoding disulfide bond formation protein B yields the protein MSLMQAKLLAIAIPAGLLGGAYISQYGFGLFPCEMCWWQRYPHFAALGAGLFSLFLKPAQVWTALAGLAIISSGLIGGFHAGVEYGWWDGITGCATLGSAVDVMNPAAAPIVRCDVAPWSLFGISLAGWNFLFSCAGGITILGLSVKRVSKERAL
- a CDS encoding demethoxyubiquinone hydroxylase family protein, whose translation is MNRDELHRMIRVDQAGEFGATRIYEGQLAVMGDRGPHSAEIRHMAEQEEGHRAKFDALLAERGVRPTVLHPFWSAAGYALGAGTALLGPEAAMACTAAVEEEIDKHYSEQLDRLAETGTEPELAEMIEEFREDERAHRDAALANGAEKAPAYPLLSGAIRLGCKIAIKVSERV